In one window of Mercurialis annua linkage group LG4, ddMerAnnu1.2, whole genome shotgun sequence DNA:
- the LOC126677444 gene encoding subtilisin-like protease 3, giving the protein MQTTKKIIIFTFLMLLAFYSQANIDTYIIIVDKPDTQYDLESWYTSFLPNEMSSRLIFSYRHVITGFAARLTEEEVKAMEMKEGFLSARPQKQIQFFTTHSPSFLGLHQNSGFWKRSNYGKGVIIGLIDTGIASDHPAFRDDGMPQPPAKWKGRCDDTTLCNNKLIGLRNFVMKSNNTWDEYKHGTHTASIAAGSHVQNANYFGQANGTASGVAPLAHLAMYKGIEDSEVLAAMDAAIEDGVDVLSLSLGVSSHVFYDNVIAIAAYAAIQKGIFVSCAAGNSGPRKSSMFNEAPWILTVGASTIDREIRATVLLGNNTELNGESLFQPNDFSSRLLPLLYAGDNSGSSAFCETGSLRNINVKGKIVLCKVETDSIDTIYKGQEVKDNGGFAMIEMNSKDDGFVMEPEFHVLPASRVSYKAGLAIKSYINSSSSPTATILFKGTVIGLQEAPQVAVFSSRGPSNVSSGILKPDIIGPGVKVLAAWPISKDYTTNRFYIESGTSMACPHLSGIAALLKSAHPDWSPAVIKSAIMTTADLNNIGDKPISDQQFIPATVFDMGAGHVNPSKANYPGLVYEIQPDDYIPYLCGLGFSDKQVKVIIQHKVRCSSVGSIPEAQLNYPSISIKLGFVPQMYTRTVTNVGRANSTYNVEIIEPEGVDVKVIPRSISFSEASNKATYSVTFSRNENVDGSFAQGYLKWVADGYSVGSPIAVLFE; this is encoded by the coding sequence ATGCAGACCACcaaaaaaatcatcattttcaCCTTCCTGATGCTACTTGCTTTCTACTCTCAAGCAAACATTGACACTTACATTATCATCGTAGACAAGCCAGACACGCAATACGACTTGGAAAGCTGGTATACATCCTTTTTGCCGAATGAGATGAGCTCTCGTTTGATTTTCTCGTACCGCCATGTCATAACAGGCTTTGCCGCCAGACTCACGGAGGAAGAAGTTAAGGCAATGGAGATGAAGGAAGGGTTCTTGTCAGCACGTCCGCAAAAACAGATACAGTTCTTTACCACCCATAGTCCTAGCTTCTTGGGGCTCCATCAAAACTCAGGATTTTGGAAGCGTTCAAATTACGGAAAAGGAGTGATTATTGGACTTATCGACACTGGAATAGCCTCTGATCACCCTGCATTCCGCGACGATGGAATGCCTCAACCGCCTGCAAAATGGAAAGGGAGATGTGATGATACAACACTATGCAACAACAAACTTATTGGTTTAAGAAATTTTGTCATGAAGAGCAACAACACTTGGGACGAGTACAAGCATGGAACTCACACAGCTAGCATAGCAGCCGGAAGTCATGTGCAAAATGCTAATTACTTTGGGCAGGCTAACGGAACTGCAAGTGGCGTAGCGCCACTAGCTCACTTGGCCATGTATAAAGGTATTGAGGATAGTGAGGTGTTGGCTGCAATGGATGCTGCTATTGAGGATGGTGTTGATGTTCTTTCACTTTCTCTTGGAGTTAGTTCTCATGttttttatgataatgtgatagcCATAGCTGCATATGCAGCTATTCAGAAAGGGATCTTCGTGAGTTGCGCGGCAGGAAATTCTGGACCTAGGAAAAGTTCTATGTTCAATGAAGCACCTTGGATTTTAACAGTAGGAGCAAGTACTATAGATAGAGAAATTAGAGCAACAGTGTTACTTGGAAATAATACCGAGTTAAACGGCGAATCTCTTTTCCAGCCAAATGACTTCTCCTCCAGATTGTTACCCCTTCTCTATGCTGGCGATAATTCAGGATCATCCGCATTCTGCGAGACAGGATCACTAAGAAATATTAATGTCAAAGGCAAAATAGTGTTGTGCAAGGTGGAAACAGATTCCATCGACACAATTTACAAAGGCCAAGAAGTGAAAGACAATGGTGGGTTCGCCATGATTGAGATGAATAGCAAGGATGATGGCTTTGTTATGGAGCCAGAGTTTCATGTGCTTCCTGCATCACGGGTGAGTTACAAGGCTGGATTAGCAATCAAATCCTATATAAACTCGTCATCATCGCCAACAGCTACAATCTTGTTCAAAGGAACTGTAATTGGATTGCAAGAGGCTCCTCAAGTTGCTGTTTTTTCCTCGAGAGGTCCTAGCAATGTAAGTTCTGGAATCTTAAAACCAGACATTATAGGTCCTGGGGTCAAAGTTTTAGCTGCCTGGCCAATTTCAAAAGATTATACTACCAACAGGTTTTATATAGAGTCAGGCACCTCAATGGCATGCCCTCATCTTAGCGGCATTGCTGCTCTACTCAAAAGTGCCCATCCAGACTGGTCTCCTGCAGTTATAAAATCAGCCATCATGACCACCGCTGATCTAAATAACATTGGAGATAAGCCCATTTCTGATCAACAGTTCATTCCAGCTACAGTTTTCGACATGGGTGCTGGCCATGTGAATCCATCAAAAGCAAACTATCCAGGGCTTGTTTATGAGATCCAACCTGATGATTACATTCCTTACCTATGTGGTTTGGGATTTTCTGACAAACAAGTAAAAGTCATTATTCAGCACAAAGTGAGGTGCTCCAGTGTTGGGAGCATACCGGAAGCCCAATTGAATTATCCATCAATCTCCATCAAATTGGGTTTTGTTCCCCAGATGTATACAAGAACTGTTACGAATGTTGGGCGGGCGAATTCAACTTACAACGTTGAAATTATCGAGCCAGAAGGTGTGGATGTTAAGGTGATCCCTCGCTCTATTAGTTTCAGTGAAGCAAGCAACAAAGCAACATACTCCGTAACATTTAGTAGAAATGAAAATGTGGATGGCTCTTTTGCTCAGGGATATCTGAAATGGGTTGCTGATGGGTATAGTGTTGGAAGTCCAATTgctgttttatttgaataa
- the LOC126677441 gene encoding subtilisin-like protease, translating into METNSFKLPPAMAVILLCLTCLSSFSQAIISKGTESNKFFGQRKLETYIVFVTKPQDGFLKQSQDLESWYKSFLPTSISNSNQQKRIVYSYRNVVSGFAAKLTADEAKAMEANDGLVSARPQKILPLHTTHSPNFLGLHQNLGFWRNSTYGNGVIIGVLDTGITPDHPSFGEQGMSPPPAKWRGKCEFNGTVACNNKLIGARTFLSNEHRYGPPGPFDDEGHGTHTSSTAAGNFVEGANVFGNANGTAVGMAPLAHVAMYQVCSDFGCSESDILAAMDTAVDDGVDILSLSLGGGSSPFFADSIAVGAFGAIQNGIFVSCSAGNSGPENSSLSNEAPWILTVGASTIDRSIRSTVKLGNNAEYFGESLFQPQKPTQNFWPLVYPGKNGNQSSALCEEGSLESSEVKGKIVLCDRGGSAGRVEKGQVVADAGGAGMILVNQEDEGYNTIADAHVLPASHVSYSDGMGIKAYINSTSSPTALFVFEGTVIGVKSAPMVSSFSSRGPSLSSPGILKPDIIGPGVSILAAWPISVENKTNTKATFNMISGTSMSCPHLSGIAALLKSAHPDWSPAAIKSAIMTTADTVNLAGQPIVDERLLPADILATGSGHVNPSKAGDPGLVYDIQPDDYIPYLCGLGYPDRDITYIVQRKIKCSEVQSIPEAQLNYPSFSIVFGFKTQTYTRTVTNVGPATSSYTVSVAPPPGVDVTVTPSKIAFTQVKQTETYTVTFTNTGKVYSDPFVQGYLKWDSDQYSVRSPILVLFSNED; encoded by the coding sequence ATGGAGACCAACAGCTTTAAACTGCCGCCAGCCATGGCAGTTATCCTTCTTTGTCTTACTTGCTTATCAAGTTTCTCTCAAGCAATCATTAGTAAAGGAACAGAGAGCAACAAATTCTTTGGCCAGCGAAAGTTAGAAACTTACATTGTGTTTGTAACAAAGCCACAGGACGGATTTTTGAAGCAGTCTCAAGATTTGGAAAGCTGGTATAAATCATTTTTGCCAACCAGCATCTCAAATTCGAATCAGCAAAAACGCATAGTATATTCTTACCGAAATGTGGTTAGTGGATTTGCTGCGAAGCTGACAGCAGATGAAGCAAAAGCTATGGAAGCAAACGACGGGTTAGTGTCGGCGCGTCCTCAAAAGATATTGCCCTTGCATACAACTCATAGTCCCAACTTCTTGGGGCTGCACCAAAATTTAGGATTCTGGAGGAACTCAACTTATGGTAATGGAGTGATTATTGGAGTTTTAGACACCGGAATAACACCAGATCACCCTTCGTTCGGAGAACAAGGAATGTCGCCTCCACCAGCCAAATGGAGAGGGAAATGTGAATTTAATGGAACTGTAGCTTGCAACAACAAACTCATTGGTGCAAGAACTTTCCTATCAAATGAGCATAGATATGGACCTCCAGGACCATTCGACGATGAAGGGCACGGTACTCACACATCAAGCACAGCAGCGGGTAATTTTGTAGAAGGTGCCAATGTTTTTGGCAATGCCAATGGCACAGCAGTAGGAATGGCACCTTTGGCTCACGTGGCCATGTACCAAGTTTGCTCGGACTTCGGTTGCTCAGAAAGTGACATTTTAGCTGCTATGGATACTGCCGTGGATGACGGTGTGGACATTCTTTCTCTTTCACTCGGTGGTGGTTCCTCTCCGTTTTTTGCGGATAGCATTGCAGTGGGTGCATTTGGAGCTATTCAAAATGGAATCTTCGTGAGTTGTTCAGCTGGGAATTCTGGCCCAGAGAATTCCTCTTTATCAAATGAGGCTCCATGGATTCTCACTGTCGGAGCTAGCACCATTGATAGAAGCATAAGATCAACAGTaaagcttggaaataacgcaGAATATTTTGGTGAGTCACTTTTCCAGCCACAGAAGCCCACCCAAAACTTTTGGCCACTTGTTTATCCAGGCAAGAATGGCAATCAGTCATCAGCTTTATGTGAAGAGGGATCACTGGAAAGTTCTGAAGTCAAAGGCAAGATAGTTTTGTGTGATAGAGGCGGGTCGGCCGGAAGAGTCGAGAAAGGACAGGTAGTAGCGGATGCTGGTGGTGCTGGTATGATTCTTGTGAATCAGGAGGATGAAGGCTACAACACCATAGCCGATGCTCATGTCCTTCCTGCATCGCATGTAAGTTACTCTGATGGAATGGGAATCAAAGCCTACATAAACTCAACATCGTCACCAACAGCCTTGTTTGTGTTTGAAGGCACAGTAATCGGTGTGAAAAGTGCTCCAATGGTTTCTTCCTTCTCCTCTAGAGGACCAAGCCTTTCAAGCCCGGGAATCTTAAAACCAGACATCATCGGTCCAGGCGTAAGCATTCTAGCAGCATGGCCAATTTCTGTAGagaacaaaacaaatacaaaagcaACATTTAACATGATCTCAGGTACCTCAATGTCCTGCCCCCATCTTAGCGGCATTGCGGCTTTGTTGAAAAGTGCTCATCCCGACTGGTCTCCCGCTGCAATCAAATCCGCTATTATGACCACTGCTGATACAGTAAACCTAGCTGGCCAACCAATTGTTGATGAAAGGCTTCTTCCTGCTGATATTTTGGCCACCGGTTCCGGCCATGTCAATCCATCAAAAGCCGGTGATCCAGGGCTCGTCTATGATATCCAACCCGACGATTACATTCCGTACTTGTGTGGCTTAGGTTACCCAGACAGGGACATTACATACATTGTGCAGCGCAAAATCAAATGTTCAGAAGTCCAAAGCATACCTGAAGCACAACTTAATTACCCTTCTTTCTCAATTGTGTTTGGTTTCAAAACTCAGACATACACCAGAACAGTAACCAATGTCGGCCCTGCTACCTCATCCTACACTGTTTCAGTTGCTCCACCGCCAGGAGTGGACGTCACTGTCACACCGTCTAAGATTGCTTTCACTCAGGTGAAACAAACAGAAACATACACTGTCACATTTACCAACACAGGCAAAGTATACAGTGATCCATTTGTTCAAGGATATCTGAAATGGGATTCTGATCAGTATTCTGTTAGAAGTCCAATACTAGTTTTGTTCTCAAATGAAGACTAG
- the LOC126677443 gene encoding subtilisin-like protease 4, translating into MAVRLFLIFLFNFYPQIARSAQYTDEMKETSNLQTYIIHVSQPEGKTFSQLEDLKKWHKSFLSFSTASSEEEEERRMIYSYKNIISGFSARMTPEEVKAMEEIDGFVSASPERKLRLQTTHTPTFLGLHQQTGLWKESNFGKGVIIGVLDGGVFPSHPSFNDKGMPPPPAKWKGRCEFNASACNNKLIGARSFNLAAKAIKGSLAETPIDVDGHGTHTASTAAGSFVYNADVLGNGKGTAAGMAPYAHLAIYKVCFGDPDDDCPESDVLAGLDAAVEDGVDVLSLSLGGVSVPFFQDNTAIGSFAAIQKGIFMSCSAGNSGPSNSTLSNEAPWILTVGASTIDRKIVATAKLGNGEELVGESMFQPSNFPTTLLPLVYAGSNNKPESAFCGEGALEGMDVKGKVVLCERGAGIGRIAKGDEVKNAGGAVMILMNDEPNGFSTIVDAHVLPATHVSFDAGLKIKSYINSTKTPMATILFKGTVIGDPSAPAVTSFSSRGPSIASPGILKPDIIGPGVSIIAAWPFPLDNNTKTVSTFNIMSGTSMSCPHLSGIAALLKSSHPHWSPAAIKSAIMTTADILNLEDKHIVDETDQPADFFAVGAGHVNPSKANDPGLVYDIQPDDYIPYLCGLGYADKQVSIIAHKPIACSKYPAIPEGQLNYPSFSVTLGTSQTFTRTVTNVGYANSVYKVTITSPPGVAISVKPSRLYFSKVNQKATYSVTISHTGSGAKTGKFVQGYITWDSANYSVRSPISVGFI; encoded by the coding sequence ATGGCTGTCCGACTTTTTCTCATTTTCTTGTTCAACTTTTATCCTCAGATTGCTCGATCAGCTCAATACACAGATGAAATGAAAGAAACTAGCAACTTGCAGACCTACATTATCCATGTCAGTCAACCAGAAGGAAAAACCTTTTCGCAGCTAGAAGATCTGAAGAAATGGCACAAATCATTTTTATCATTTAGCACAGCAAGCTctgaggaggaggaggagcgtCGTATGATTTACTCATACAAGAATATAATCAGCGGTTTTTCAGCAAGAATGACACCGGAGGAAGTGAAAGCCATGGAAGAGATTGATGGCTTTGTATCTGCAAGTCCCGAAAGAAAATTACGTCTACAGACTACACATACTCCTACCTTCTTGGGGTTGCACCAGCAAACGGGATTATGGAAAGAATCAAATTTCGGCAAAGGTGTGATAATTGGAGTACTAGATGGTGGCGTTTTCCCCAGCCATCCTTCATTCAATGACAAAGGAATGCCGCCACCTCCGGCCAAATGGAAAGGCAGATGTGAGTTCAATGCATCAGCGTGTAACAACAAACTTATTGGAGCAAGAAGTTTCAACCTTGCAGCTAAGGCCATAAAGGGGTCATTGGCTGAAACACCAATTGATGTTGATGGCCATGGGACTCACACAGCGAGTACAGCTGCTGGTAGCTTTGTATACAATGCTGACGTGCTCGGAAATGGCAAAGGCACAGCAGCTGGCATGGCACCTTATGCTCATCTGGCAATTTACAAAGTGTGCTTTGGAGACCCTGATGATGATTGTCCTGAAAGTGATGTATTAGCTGGTCTCGATGCAGCAGTGGAGGATGGTGTGGATGTGCTCTCGCTCTCCCTCGGTGGCGTGTCAGTACCCTTTTTTCAAGATAATACAGCAATAGGCTCCTTTGCTGCAATTCAGAAAGGAATATTTATGAGCTGTTCAGCTGGAAACTCTGGCCCTTCCAACAGCACATTATCTAATGAAGCCCCATGGATCCTCACTGTTGGAGCAAGTACCATTGATAGAAAAATTGTTGCCACCGCAAAGCTTGGAAACGGAGAAGAACTAGTTGGAGAATCTATGTTCCAACCTAGCAACTTTCCGACGACACTATTACCCCTTGTTTATGCTGGTAGTAACAATAAACCAGAGTCGGCTTTTTGCGGTGAGGGAGCGCTGGAAGGCATGGATGTGAAAGGCAAAGTGGTCTTGTGTGAAAGAGGAGCGGGAATAGGCAGAATCGCTAAAGGTGACGAAGTGAAAAATGCTGGGGGTGCTGTGATGATACTCATGAATGACGAGCCTAATGGCTTCAGTACAATAGTTGATGCTCATGTCCTTCCTGCAACCCATGTAAGCTTCGATGCAGGTTTGAAGATCAAATCGTACATTAATTCGACAAAAACACCAATGGCAACAATCTTATTTAAAGGAACTGTCATAGGAGACCCGTCAGCTCCCGCTGTTACCTCATTCTCGTCGAGAGGTCCCAGCATCGCAAGCCCTGGTATTCTCAAACCAGACATAATTGGCCCCGGTGTAAGCATTATAGCAGCATGGCCCTTCCCGCTTGATAATAATACAAAAACAGTATCAACCTTTAACATAATGTCAGGGACTTCAATGTCATGCCCGCATCTTAGTGGCATTGCAGCCTTGCTCAAGAGCTCTCATCCTCACTGGTCACCTGCTGCCATTAAATCTGCCATTATGACTACTGCAGATATCTTAAACTTGGAAGACAAACACATTGTTGATGAAACAGATCAACCTGCAGATTTCTTCGCCGTTGGTGCAGGCCATGTGAACCCATCTAAGGCAAATGACCCAGGATTAGTTTATGACATCCAACCGGATGATTATATACCTTATTTGTGTGGCCTGGGCTACGCGGACAAGCAAGTAAGCATAATTGCACATAAACCAATTGCGTGCTCAAAATATCCAGCCATACCTGAAGGGCAGCTGAATTATCCTTCATTTTCTGTTACATTGGGAACTTCACAGACATTCACACGGACCGTCACAAATGTGGGTTATGCAAATTCAGTTTACAAGGTAACAATTACTTCTCCACCAGGAGTCGCTATAAGTGTCAAACCCTCCAGGCTCTATTTTTCCAAGGTGAACCAGAAAGCGACGTACTCAGTAACAATCAGCCATACTGGATCCGGTGCCAAAACCGGCAAATTTGTTCAGGGATATATAACTTGGGATTCTGCTAACTACTCTGTTAGGAGTCCAATATCTGTGGGGTTCATTTGA
- the LOC126677445 gene encoding uncharacterized protein LOC126677445: MAMERSKRPEINKEEVIAKLKDDGDFDNLRLKVIRKLKDNEELRNNLISIIRQSAALNRPGADNMKPRQLSDAIYEEVGSEAMSKISDGVWEIIRCADGMKNEITETVQSVYDKLVEPERKGRCESSNRDIMQADNDVTVKAAAASAVALGGESSDDEPPGFPLPGSRQTNHGTEELELPVHCGGILEKEKEKEQPRHSKDMMESDDADPSVPPGFAADTNGNQPCHDSDEDSDVPPGFG; this comes from the exons ATGGCTATGGAGAGAAGCAAGAGACCAGAAATCAACAAAGAAGAAGTAATCGCCAAACTTAAAGATGACGGCGACTTCGATAATCTCCGTCTCAAAGTTATCCGCAAGCTCAAAGATAAC GAAGAATTGCGCAATAATCTTATTTCCATTATAAGGCAGTCAGCTGCACTTAATCGTCCAGGAGCTGACAATATGAAACCTAGACAACTCTCTGATGCTATCTATGAAGAGGTTGG GAGTGAAGCTATGAGCAAGATTTCTGATGGTGTTTGGGAGATAATTAGATGTGCTGATGGtatgaaaaatgaaataacTGAGACTGTACAGTCTGTTTATGATAAGTTGGTGGAGCCTGAAAGGAAAGGAAGGTGTGAATCTTCTAATCGTGATATAATGCAGGCTGACAATGATGTCACTGTGAAGGCGGCGGCTGCTTCTGCGGTTGCCTTGGGTGGTGAGTCTTCTGACGATGAACCGCCGGGGTTTCCTTTGCCCGGTAGTCGTCAGACCAACCATGGAACTGAGGAGTTAGAGTTGCCTGTGCATTGTGGGGGAATTTTGGAGAAGGAGAAGGAGAAGGAACAGCCACGGCACTCGAAAGATATGATGGAATCGGATGATGCTGATCCTAGTGTACCACCAGGCTTTGCTGCAGACACTAATGGTAATCAGCCATGCCATGATAGTGATGAGGACTCTGATGTGCCCCCTGGTTTTGGTTGA
- the LOC126678003 gene encoding uncharacterized protein LOC126678003: MSSDTTKENASVVDSSVTDWKHDMGNFDDPESPIYKGDEDCYSLSLRAEKAGHNQAKNPPLNKKGKLYNARYFIIKSLNHHNIQLSVDEGIWATQVMNEPILEEAFRNSGKVILIFSVNMSGFFQGYAQMMSTVGWRRDNIWSQGCSKNNPWGRSFKVKWLRLNDLPFQKTLHLKNPLNDFKPVKISRDCQELPEDIGEALCELIDGEGDIDDMLKRPFTDPPCSLGDGEYNVLPMHMPWVRTPSSYPSFLYQHRAGASKSHLAYQGSSGVNLPHSAGASKLSRMIHPQVTGNRANLQVQHDMPSQTDAWCLTAESPLAGTLSEDDFLEMTYEEYLEEHSRSIKQVNLPVVGSSRTKEEPSRCVKHDDDSNSSFATERRHSRKRIHH, translated from the exons AGAGCCCGATCTACAAAGGTGACGAAGATTGCTATTCTCTCAGCCTCAGGGCTGAAAAAGCAGGTCACAATCAGGCAAAAAATCCACCTTTAAACAAAAAGGGTAAATTGTATAATGCAAGGTATTTCATCATTAAGAGTTTGAACCATCATAATATTCAACTCTCAGTTGACGAGGGAATTTGGGCTACTCAAGTCATGAATGAACCAATTTTGGAAGAGGCCTTTCGT AATTCTGGTAAAGTCATTCTTATATTTAGTGTCAACATGAGTGGTTTCTTCCAAGGATATGCTCAGATGATGTCAACAGTTGGATGGAGGCGTGATAACATCTGGAGCCAAGGGTGCAGTAAAAATAATCCTTGGGGCCGCAGCTTTAAAGTTAAATGGCTGCGGCTGAATGACCTGCCATTCCAAAAGACACTTCATCTCAAGAATCCACTAAATGACTTTAAACCTGTTAAAATTAGTAGAGATTGTCAG GAATTACCAGAAGATATAGGAGAAGCCCTTTGTGAGTTAATTGATGGGGAAGGTGATATTGATGAcatgctaaaaag GCCTTTTACGGACCCTCCATGCTCGCTTGGGGATGGAGAATATAATGTCCTGCCGATGCATATGCCATGGGTTAGGACACCCAGCTCCTATCCTTCCTTTCTTTATCAACATCGTGCTGGAGCAAGTAAATCTCATTTGGCATACCAGGGATCTAGCGGTGTTAATCTACCTCATTCTGCCGGTGCATCGAAACTATCAAGGATGATACATCCTCAAGTGACTGGAAATCGTGCCAATTTGCAAGTACAGCACGACATGCCTTCTCAAACTGATGCCTGGTGTTTGACAGCAGAAAGTCCTCTTGCTGGTACCCTGAGCGAGGATGATTTTCTTGAAATG ACTTATGAAGAGTACCTGGAAGAGCATAGCAGGAGCATCAAACAAGTAAATCTCCCG GTAGTCGGATCATCCCGAACTAAAGAGGAGCCATCAAGATGTGTTAAACATGACGATGATTC AAACTCGAGTTTTGCAACTGAACGGCGCCACTCACGGAAAAGGATACATCATTAA